TTTTGCAGAAAAAAACGGGGTAAGTTTTTTTGAGGCGGAGCAAAAAATCTTGGGAGTAATGCACGCAGAAATCGGATATATGATAGCCCAACGTTGGAATTTACCTGAAAAAATCGGCAAAATTATCCGCTATCACCATAATCCGACGGAAGCGCCGCTTAATTTTCGTGCGCAGGCGGCTGTAATAAACGTTGCCGACGCTATTTGCCACTTATCAAAAATCGGGAGCCAAAACCATTTGATTACCCCTGTCCCCTCCTCAGAAGCAATTGCTGTTTTTGACAAAAACTCCACTTTTGACGAAGAAAAAATTGCTGATTTGCAGAAAACGCTATTTGCAGAAATTGCGCTGAACGAAGTGTTGCACTCGCTGTTTTGATTTTTTTAAAGATAAGCCGAAAACTTAAGAAAATCGCCCTTTCCATTCGTTCTTTTTGAATATCGCATCAATAAGAAAAAACTCCAAGAAAAACAAAATCAAAGCTATTAACAGGAAAAGTTGATACTGTTCGTTGAGACGCGCCTGACGAGTTGCTCCGAATTCTCCCTGCTCCATTTCGCGGATTTGACGATAAATTTCGGTTAAATTTAAGTCCACGCCTGCCGAAAAATATCTGCCGCTTCCCGCAATTGCTATTTCTTCAAGCATTCGCGGGTTTAGGCGGGTCATTACTACGTTGCCGGCTCGGTCGCGCATATAGGTTATGCTTCCGCCTTCTCGCCTCATCGGAATTGGTACGCCGCTCTCGGAGCCGACGCCTACCGTGTAGATTACAATTCCGTCTTGCGCGGCTCTCTGAGCTGAGCGAAGTGCGTCGCCGCTTGTTTCTTCGCCGTCTGACAGTATTATCAAAACCTTCGACGCGTTGCTTGGCGTAAATGAACGACGGGCAAGTTCTATTGCGCCCGATATATCTGTGCCCTGCGTGGCTACCCAATCGGTGCTTACCGCGTCAAGATACATTCGTGCAACGCTGTAATCAAGTGTTAGCGGCATTAACATAAACGCCTCGCCCGCAAAAATTATTAAACCCACACGGTCGCTTGAAAACATCTCAAAAAGGTTGGCTATCTCGAACTGCGCGCGCCGTAATCTGTTGGGCGTTATGTCTTCGGCAAGCATACTCTTTGACACGTCAAGCGCAATCATTATGTCCACGCCCACGCGCTCTGTCATTTCGGTTTTCACCCCAAAAAGCGGACGTGCAAGCGCAATTATCAAAAATGAAAACGCAGTCAGAAATATAACGGCTTTGAGAGGACGAAAATTAAATATTTCACGAGGCAAAAGTTTTTGAACGACCTCTTTATCACCAAATTTTTTGCGAAAGTTTTTGCGCGCCGTTGCAATTAAAATGTAAATAATTACAAAAAACGGCAAAAGCAAAAGCGCCCATAAAAATTCGGGTTCGGCAAATCTCATTATGGTATTCTCCTGAAACGTGTTTGTCTTAATATAAATTCAAGAACGAGCAAAACGAAACCCCATATCAAAAACAGGTGAAATCTATCGGTGTAATTTGTGAAAATTCTGCTTTCGACCGTGCTTTTTTCCATTTCGTCTATTATTGCGTAAATTTCTTGCAGTTCTTCGCTATTTTCAGCTCTAAAAAAACTGCCGCCCGAAATTTCGGATATTATTTTCAGCGTTTCTACATCAACGTCGGACTCTATCATTGTTATTTCGGTAGTGATTGCCCCCGTAAATGGGTTTCGCACTCTCATCGGAAACGGAACCATACCTTCTCGCCCGATTGCGATTGTGTGTATGCGAATTCCAAGTTCCGCCGCCGCACGAGCCGCCATAATCGGTGAAATTTCGCCGCGGTTGTTTG
This DNA window, taken from Chitinivibrionia bacterium, encodes the following:
- a CDS encoding VWA domain-containing protein, which codes for MRFAEPEFLWALLLLPFFVIIYILIATARKNFRKKFGDKEVVQKLLPREIFNFRPLKAVIFLTAFSFLIIALARPLFGVKTEMTERVGVDIMIALDVSKSMLAEDITPNRLRRAQFEIANLFEMFSSDRVGLIIFAGEAFMLMPLTLDYSVARMYLDAVSTDWVATQGTDISGAIELARRSFTPSNASKVLIILSDGEETSGDALRSAQRAAQDGIVIYTVGVGSESGVPIPMRREGGSITYMRDRAGNVVMTRLNPRMLEEIAIAGSGRYFSAGVDLNLTEIYRQIREMEQGEFGATRQARLNEQYQLFLLIALILFFLEFFLIDAIFKKNEWKGRFS